In Marinitoga litoralis, the following proteins share a genomic window:
- a CDS encoding protein phosphatase 2C domain-containing protein, producing MAYIESSIESKDVLVFHNVEWSNDFKVFKERPNIENIKYPLDDYADNKAQFFFDKKLKSFKEVNNDIENVIKITSNLLDLMEKIEEIGYKFFMIDPKSIYFDQDLNPYIFLYYPIFSEYDMVEIKKFNMPISIKSKISKFDLNNSYLIAEIFARILFGDDYISIEKTKDKKYYVKEKLKEIGEFDLQYWFKKSLYNDYSIKQSKEMFLKSLERRKKRKTQKKLIEKIARAVKSSEGSKKLKEDDDYLDDVNQDAWFRDIYYEKAIFAVMDGVSTAKVGNGQIASNIVKEVLSKKWNVFKEKEFNSESVKEFIEDVLNESNEKILIKAKEIKKDFNPKDVMASTLALVILYNDNLYIASVGDSNISILNKDYILEMNIEQNIKREKIINKKNLKDKDSALTEYIGKYKLLENEIISEKINYFYSETKLLDDEIVLVSSDGVLDYWKGEEDNKEDFFKEDFFKIYSNYNKLKVTAIKIICILESNEAADNITLHLFKPLFKEELK from the coding sequence TTGGCATATATAGAATCTAGTATTGAAAGTAAAGATGTTTTGGTATTTCATAATGTAGAATGGTCAAATGATTTTAAAGTATTTAAAGAAAGACCTAATATTGAAAATATAAAATATCCATTAGATGATTATGCAGATAATAAAGCACAATTCTTTTTTGATAAAAAATTAAAATCATTTAAAGAAGTAAATAATGATATAGAAAATGTTATAAAAATAACTTCTAATTTATTAGATTTAATGGAAAAAATTGAAGAAATTGGTTATAAATTTTTTATGATTGATCCAAAATCAATATATTTTGATCAAGACCTTAACCCATATATATTTTTATATTATCCAATATTTAGTGAATATGATATGGTAGAAATAAAAAAATTTAATATGCCAATATCAATTAAGTCAAAAATTTCTAAATTTGATTTAAACAATTCTTATTTAATAGCAGAAATTTTTGCAAGAATATTATTTGGTGATGATTATATATCTATTGAAAAAACAAAAGATAAAAAATATTATGTGAAGGAAAAATTAAAAGAAATAGGAGAATTTGATTTACAATATTGGTTTAAAAAATCATTATATAATGATTATTCAATTAAGCAATCTAAAGAAATGTTTTTGAAATCTTTAGAAAGAAGAAAAAAAAGAAAAACTCAAAAAAAATTAATTGAAAAAATAGCAAGAGCTGTAAAAAGTTCTGAAGGAAGTAAAAAGTTAAAAGAAGATGATGATTATTTAGATGATGTAAATCAAGATGCGTGGTTTAGAGATATATATTATGAAAAAGCTATTTTTGCAGTTATGGATGGTGTATCCACAGCAAAAGTTGGAAATGGCCAAATTGCTTCTAATATAGTTAAAGAAGTATTGTCAAAAAAATGGAATGTATTTAAAGAAAAAGAATTTAATAGCGAATCTGTAAAAGAGTTTATTGAAGATGTATTAAATGAATCAAATGAAAAGATATTAATTAAAGCAAAAGAAATAAAAAAAGATTTTAATCCTAAAGATGTTATGGCAAGTACATTAGCTTTAGTAATTCTATATAATGATAATTTATATATTGCTTCTGTAGGTGATTCAAATATATCAATTTTAAATAAAGATTATATATTGGAAATGAATATAGAACAAAATATTAAAAGAGAAAAAATAATTAATAAAAAAAATTTAAAGGATAAAGATTCAGCTTTGACAGAATATATAGGTAAGTATAAACTATTAGAAAATGAAATAATTTCAGAAAAAATAAATTACTTTTATTCAGAAACAAAGTTATTAGATGATGAAATAGTACTTGTAAGTTCTGATGGTGTTTTAGATTATTGGAAAGGTGAAGAAGATAATAAAGAAGATTTTTTTAAAGAAGATTTTTTTAAAATATATTCTAATTACAATAAACTAAAGGTTACTGCAATAAAAATTATTTGTATTTTAGAATCAAATGAAGCAGCTGATAATATAACCTTACATTTATTTAAACCATTATTTAAGGAGGAATTAAAATGA